The Chloroflexota bacterium genome segment CATCGGCGCCGGGCTTGCCGACTGCGGATTTTTGCCCTTTATTACCAGCATGTCCTCATTTTTGCTCTGCAATGCCTACGACCAACTGCGTCTGAATATCGCAATTTCCAGCGTCAATGCCAAGGTTGTGGGCAGCCATGGCGGCATTACACTGGGCAAGGATGGGGCCACGGCGATGGCCATCGAGGATCTGGCCCTGGTGGGCGGCCTGCCCACTTTCACCATCCTCGTACCCGGTGATCCCGCCTCCATGCATGCTGCAGTCAAAGCCATGGCAGAGTGGGATGGGCCGGTCTATCTCCGTTCGAGCCGGGTCGCCATGCCCCACATCTATCCCATGGATGCCTGTCCCTTCGAGATTGGTAAGGCCAACCTGGTTCGAGAGGGCGGCGATGTTACTATCATCGGTTGTGGTATGATGGTTGCCGCAGGACTGGACGCTGCTGCCGTTCTTGCCGAAGAGGGTATCGAGGCCCGTGTGCTGGACATGCATACCTTGCGACCGATGGATGTGGATGCCATCGTCGCAGCCGCTCAGGACACAGGTGCCATCGTAACCGCTGAAGAGCATTTATTACACGGCGGCTTCGGAAGCAACATTGCCCGTATCGTGGCTGAAAACCATCCGGTACCCATGCGTTTCATCGGCCTGGCGGATACCTATACAGACTCAGGTGATCCTGACCTGCTATTGGCCAAATATGGCATGAGCGCGGATGATATTGTAGTCGCGGCCCGGGAGGCTGTGGCGGCAAAGTGATGTCATCTTGTCAAGATATCACAATGTCATAATGACATAACATCGAGGTTTGTACATGCTATCAACATGGTTGAAACAACGCCAGGCGGACGGTACGCCGATCCGCATCGGTGCCACAGGCGCCGGCTGGATGGGAAGTGGTTTCGTTGCCCAGGTAAGACACGTTCCAGGTATGGAGGTATCGATACTGGCTGATGCGGACGTGGGCGCGGCGCGGCGGGCTTTTTTGAATAGTGGCATCGCCGGGGATGCCGTTGTCGAGTGCCACAACCCCGAACAGGCCATGGACGCTATCCGCGCCGGCAAAAGAGTCGTTACCGGCGACTACACCCTGGCCGCCAGGGTAGACGCGATAGACATCGTAACCGATGTGACTCCCTCGCCAGCCTCCGGCGCGGAGACGGCTTACGCCGGGATTCAACATGGCAAGGATGTCGTGCTCGTCAATATCGAAGCCGATGTGACCGTAGGACGGGCACTGAAGCAACTGGCCGCTGAGGCAGGCGTGCTCTACAGCGTCTCTTCCGGAGACGAGCCGGGCTGCCTGATGGAACTCTGGGAGTTCGTGCATTTACTGAATTTCGAGCCCGTTGTGATTGGCAAGGGGAAGAACAATCCCCTGGACCCCAGTGCTACCCCGGACACGGTTGCCGAGGCGGCCCGTCGAGCCAACAAGGACGCCTACCAGACCGCCTCCTACGTGGATGGCACGAAGACCATGTTTGAGATGAGCTGTGCGGCCAATGCCACCGGGTGTTTGCCCATGCAACGGGGCATGATCGGTCCCGAAGCCACCCTGGAAACGGTGACCGATCTCTTCATGCTGGAAGAGGATGGCGGTATTGCACGCTTTCCCGGCGCAGTCGATTTCGTGCAGGGCAAATCGATGGCGGGTGGCGTCTTCGTGACCTGCCGGGTGGATGATGCGCGCATCGCCGATGATCTGAAGTATCTTAAGGTGGGCAATGGGAAATATTCGACCTTTTTCCGCCCCTTCCATCTCTGGTTCATCGAAGCACCAATCTCTTTCGCCAGAGCATATCTGGATCGCCAGGTGACACTGGTGCCTCTGGATCAACCTGTCGCGGAAAACATGACCGTTGCCAAGCGTGATCTGAGCGCCGGCGAGACCATGGATGACTTCGGCGGCTACCTGTTTCGCGGCGTGATGGATCGGGCTGACGCAGCGCTCGAGTTGAATGCCTTGCCGGCCGGCCTGGCACCCGGCGCCACCATGCTCAACGCTGTGGCTCAAGATCAGATCGTCACCTGGGACGATGTACAGCTTGACGAGAATAGCACGCTGGTCAAGCTGCGGCGGATTCAGGACGGGACTTGCGTATGACCTTAACTGCCGAAAAAAAGCACGATCTTTTGAGACAGATGTATACGATTCGCGCCTTTGAAGAGATGGCTGAACAACTGTACACGATGGGAAAGATCCACGGTACCATGCATCTTTCCATCGGTATGGAAGCATCGGCGGTTGGCGCTGTTGCCGCGTTACAGGATGATGACTTTATTTTGAGCACCCACCGGGGCCACGGTCACTGTATCGCCAAAAACGCCGACCTGAATCTCATGATGGCGGAGTTCATGGGCAAAGAAACGGGCTACTGCCGTGGCCGCGGCGGCTCGATGCACATCGCCGACGTCGATGGCGGCAATCTGGGCGCCAACGGCGTTGTTGGCGGGGGCATCCCCATTGCCGTTGGGGTGGGCTTGAGCCAGAAAATGCAAAAAACCGGCAGGATTTGCCTCAGCTTTTTCGGCGACGGTGCGGCCAACCTCGGCCCCTTTCACGAGGCGCTCAATATGGCCGCCATCTGGACGTTGCCGGTGGTCTTTGTCTGCGAAAACAACCAGTATGCCATGTCCTATTCGGCCAAAAAAGCTTTTGCCATTGATAAGATATCCGATCGCGCTGCGGCCTACGGCATGCCTGGCGAAACGGTCGATGGCAACGACCTGATGGCCGTCTATACAGCCGTGCGTCGGGCCGTTGACCGGGCTCGTGACGGGGGTGGGCCATCGTTGATTGAATCCAGTACCTATCGATGGCGCGGCCATTCCAAGAGCGACGCCAATCGTTATCGAAGCAAAGCGGAGATCGAGGAATGGCGGGCCAAAGACCCGATAGCGCGCTTTCGACAGCAGTTGATCGATGCAGGTGAACTGGACGACCAGGGGGCCGACGCGATCATGCAGGCAGCTTCTGGCGCGATCGACACAGCCGTCGAATTCGCGGACTCCAGCCCGGAACCGGACCTCGCGACCATCGAGGATGGCGTGTATGCCTAGAGAACTGACCTACCTGGAAGCGGTGCGCGAAGCTCTGCAGCAGGAGATGCGCAGGGATGAAAGAGTCTTCGTCATCGGCGAGGATGTGGGTGTCTACGGCGGCGCCTTCGGTGTGACCCGCGGCATGGTTGAGGAGTTCGGCGAGGAACGGATCATCGACACGCCGATCAGCGAGCTGGGCATCGCCGGCGCGATCACAGGTGCAGCGCTGACCGGAATGCGTCCTGTCGGCGAGATCATGTTCATGGATTTCACCACCCTGGCGGCTGAGCAGTTGGTCAATCAGGCTGCCAAGATCCGTTTCATGTTCGGCGGCAACGCCACTGTTCCCTTCGTCCTGCGAACGCCTGCGGGATCGGGCACCGGTGCAGCCGCCCAACATTCCCAGAGTCTGGAGAACTGGTTCGTGCATGTGCCTGGTTTGAAGGTAGTCATGCCCAGCACGCCATATGATGCCAAGGGTCTGCTGGTGGCTTCCATTCGGGACGATAATCCGGTCATGTTTATCGAAAACAAGCTGCTTTATAAGTCCAGAGGGCCTGTACCGGAGGAGATCTACACCCTGCCGCTCAGCGTATCGGAGGTGAAGAGAGAAGGCCGCGATGTGACAATAGTGGCGACTGCGATCATGGTACAGCGTGCCCTGGAGGCTGCCCGGCAGTTGGCTGAGATGGGCATCGAGGTTGAGGTTGTCGATCCGCGCACATTGAAGCCTCTGGATCGGCAGCCAATCATCGCTTCGGTCATCAAGACCGGCCGCGTATTGATTGTGCATGAGGCCTGCAAGACAGGTGGCTTTGGTGGTGAATTGGCCGCGGTGATCGCCGGGAGTGAAGCCTTCGATTTTCTCGATGCTCCCATCATCCGGCTGGCGGGCCGGGACATGCCAATTCCCTACAACCGCACTTTGGAGTACCATACAGTGCCTCAGGTCGACGATATTGTCCAGGCGGCCCGGAAGCTGGCCGAAGGCAGCGTATGATGCTTCGCTATCACGGTCTCTGGATGGCCCGTTTCAGGCGCGAATGGTGCGCAGGAGGTATGGTGTGGCAACCTCTGTAATCATGCCCAAGCTGGAGATGTCCCAGGAGACGGCAACCGTTATCGAATGGTTGGTCGAGGAGGGACAGGCGGTTGACAAGGGTGCGGCACTTCTGGAGGTCGAGACCGACAAGATCACGGTCGAGGTCGAGTCGCCCGCGTCGGGACTGCTGGCAGGCATTTGCGTGCAATCGGGGGAGGTCGTTCCCGTCACGTCGGTCATCGCCTACATTCTCGAGCCCGGTGAGCAACTGCCCACGGCCAACGAGGGGCCGATGGGGTCACCTGCTGCGGAACGAAACATCAATGTAACCCCCGTGGCCGCGCGACTGGCCGAAGCACAGGGCGTTGACATGGCCGCTGTAACAGGCACCGGGGCAGGTGGGCGAATCACGAAAGCGGACGTCGAATCCGCCGTGGCTCGTGCTCAGCCATCCGGCACCGGGGTAACGGAAGAACCCAGGCCACGGGCCACGCCGGCAGCCCGGCGGACCGCTCGGGAGACCGGCGTCAACCTGGCAGGCGTTGGTGGTACGGGACCACGCGACCGGATCCAGGTTTCCGATGTCGCGGCAGTTGCAGCCATGGCCGGCCGGCCGCCAATCGACAGGCAGCCAGCCAGCGTGGTTCCGCTGGAGGGGATGCGTCTCAGGATTGCTCAGCGCCTGACCGAGAGCTATCAGAACACCCCCCATGTCACGTTTACGGTCGACGTGGATATGACTGCCGCGTTGATGGCACGCCAATCCTTGAACCGGCGGGCTGAGGTGCAGGAACGCCCCCGTATCTCAGTGACCGCATTACTGGTCCAGGTCTGCGCCTGGGCGCTGAAGCGACATCCCCGGCTCAATGCATCGCTCCAGGGCCAGGAGATACATCTCCACTCGAAGGTGAACGTCGGTGTGGCAGTTGCACTCGACGAGGGCCTGATCGTACCCGTGATCCAGCAGGCGGATCAGCTGTCGGTGAGCGAGATTTCCCTGAAGCTGGCCGACCTGACGGAACGCGCCCGCTCGGGCCAACTCCTCCCCGATGATGTCGCCGCAGGTACCTTCACCATCAGCAACCTGGGCATGTTTCGAATCGATCACTTCACGGCAATTATCAACCCTCCCCAGTGCGCCATATTGGCTGTGGGTCGGATTTCCAAGCGGCCGGTCGTCGAAGAAGGGCAGGGCGACGATCAATTGGTGATTCGACCGGTGATGACGATGACCCTTTCGGTCGATCATCGACTGGTGGACGGCGCGGCGGCGGCTCGATTCCTGACCGATCTTGTCGACGCGTTGGAGGCTCCGGTTCTGATGCTGTGAAGCAGTGTTATCAGGTTTTCGGTGGGCCGTGACCAATTCCCTGCATAGAGCCTATTTCTGCGGCATCTGCCCGTACCGGATGCTTCGCAAAGGATGCCGCGCTCCGCAGTCAAATTGGCTGCCGCCGGCCTTTGCGTATTACGCTCCACGGACGGCCTGCGCCACGCGTGGCATTGGCAATTGACCATTGACGAATTGACTATTGAATCCTTTAGCTACGGAGGTAAGCTATGCGAATCGGCGTATTCACCGCCCTATGGGGCAATCTTTCCTTTGAGCAAGCCATCGACATGGCGGTGGCATCGGGTGTTTCGGCAGTTGAAATCGGTGCCGGTGGCTATCCGGGCGTTCCCCATTGCCCGGTGGATGCGCTTCTGGAAAGCGAGACAGCTCGATCTGAGTACCTGGGCGCAATTCACTCGCGCGGCTTGATTCTCAGCGCTTTGAGCATCCACAACAACCCGGTCCATCCTGATCCGGCGGTTGCAGCCGAGGCGGACGAGACGTTCAAGAAGGCTGTGCGTCTGGCACAGTTATTGGAAGTGCCGGTGCTAAACACCTTTTCGGGCCTGCCTGCCGGCTCGCCTGACGACAAGATGCCTAACTGGGTGACCTGTCCATGGCCGCCCCATTTTCTGGAGATTCTCGATTACCAGTGGAATGACGTGACTATTCCCTATTGGCAAGGCGCCGCCAAATACGCCGAGGATTTCGGAATCAAGGTGGCTTTCGAGATGCATCCCGGCATGCTGGTTTACAATGTGGAGACCTTGCTGAAGCTGCGCGATGCGGCAGGCCCCGTGCTCGGCTGCAATTTCGATCCCAGCCATCTCTGGTGGAACGGAGTCGACCCGGTGGCGGCCATTCGCAAGCTGGGCGATGCCATCTTCCACGTCCACGGCAAGGATGTCTACGTCGACAACATCAATATCGCGGTCAATGGTTGTAACGACAACAAACCGTACGATCAGATCCTGGACCGGGCCTGGACCTTTCGCAGCATCGGCTATGGACATGGTGCCGACGCCTGGAAGGATATTGTCAGCGCGTTGCGGCTGGTGGGCTATGACTATGTCATTTCCATCGAGCACGAGGATGCCTTGATGTCGCAGGCAGAGGGTCTGGGCAAGGGCATTGCCCTGCTGCAGGAAGCCTGTGTATTCGAAGAGGCGGGCGAGATGTTCTGGGCCTGACGCAGGCCGCCCAGGGGTCGCGAGCCGCTTGACAATCTGGCAGCATCAGCGGTCTCTCTTCAGACGCCATCAAGGGCTGAGCGGTTATCTGAACGCATGGTCAAAGGTCGCTCACCCCAGGTTTCCGGCATGCCCATTTTTCAGATGAGCGATGGGATCAATGGTCGAGTTGAAAAACCCTTGACAGGTTGGTTTCAGGGTGTTATAATCGGCGCATACGAGCGATATACAGGTTGCATATCAGGGCGGTGTCGCCCACCAGGACTTCAAACATTGAGCGTTCAGCCTGACCCCACCTTCGCCTCTTCCACGGAAAACACCGCCGACTCATCTCTTCTTCTCCGTGATCTGGCCTATCAGCATATCAAGGATGCGATTCAACAATCCGATGTTCAACCGGGTGAGCCCATTTCCGAGACGCGCCTGTCGAGCGAGCTGGGCATCAGCCGGACGCCGGTGCGTGAGGCGCTTCAGATCCTGGCCCAGGAGGGATTGATTCAGATCATCCCTGGACGGGCGATCACTGTGGCAGCACCCTCACTGCGAGATGTCCAGGATGCGATCCACGTGCGTTTTCTTCTGGAGCCTGAACTGGCTCGTCTCGCTGCCAGGAATATCAGCGAGGAACAGCTTCAGACGCTGGCAGCAGCGCAACAGGAACTGGAACGGGCGGTTGCCGAACAAAATCGGGTAACCTGGACCAGGGTGGACAATGTCTGGCACGAGACGATATCTGCTGCGTGCCCCAATAAACTGTTGGGAGACCTGGCGTTACAGATCCGCAACCGGGTCTCTTTTTTGTCGATAGATGCCCAGGGAAACTGGGACCGACTCGCGAGTTGCACCGCTGAACATCGCGAGATTGTCGAGATGATCGCTGCAGGCGATTCCGAAGGCGCTGAGGAGGCTGCCAGCGCCCACCTCGGCAATTACCGGGAAAACATCTTCCAGAGATTGAGCCATCACTGAGCCCCCAATTGTCAATGTCAGAGGAAGATGCGACCATTGCCGACCAGGGTCTCATAGCCACCAACGA includes the following:
- a CDS encoding transketolase C-terminal domain-containing protein, which translates into the protein MSLGERAGLKPAKRMREVFGDAMLDLVESNPKIVVLDGDLSNTTKTLAVREAFPERFYNIGLAESNMVSIGAGLADCGFLPFITSMSSFLLCNAYDQLRLNIAISSVNAKVVGSHGGITLGKDGATAMAIEDLALVGGLPTFTILVPGDPASMHAAVKAMAEWDGPVYLRSSRVAMPHIYPMDACPFEIGKANLVREGGDVTIIGCGMMVAAGLDAAAVLAEEGIEARVLDMHTLRPMDVDAIVAAAQDTGAIVTAEEHLLHGGFGSNIARIVAENHPVPMRFIGLADTYTDSGDPDLLLAKYGMSADDIVVAAREAVAAK
- a CDS encoding NAD(P)-dependent oxidoreductase; the protein is MLSTWLKQRQADGTPIRIGATGAGWMGSGFVAQVRHVPGMEVSILADADVGAARRAFLNSGIAGDAVVECHNPEQAMDAIRAGKRVVTGDYTLAARVDAIDIVTDVTPSPASGAETAYAGIQHGKDVVLVNIEADVTVGRALKQLAAEAGVLYSVSSGDEPGCLMELWEFVHLLNFEPVVIGKGKNNPLDPSATPDTVAEAARRANKDAYQTASYVDGTKTMFEMSCAANATGCLPMQRGMIGPEATLETVTDLFMLEEDGGIARFPGAVDFVQGKSMAGGVFVTCRVDDARIADDLKYLKVGNGKYSTFFRPFHLWFIEAPISFARAYLDRQVTLVPLDQPVAENMTVAKRDLSAGETMDDFGGYLFRGVMDRADAALELNALPAGLAPGATMLNAVAQDQIVTWDDVQLDENSTLVKLRRIQDGTCV
- a CDS encoding thiamine pyrophosphate-dependent dehydrogenase E1 component subunit alpha, which translates into the protein MTLTAEKKHDLLRQMYTIRAFEEMAEQLYTMGKIHGTMHLSIGMEASAVGAVAALQDDDFILSTHRGHGHCIAKNADLNLMMAEFMGKETGYCRGRGGSMHIADVDGGNLGANGVVGGGIPIAVGVGLSQKMQKTGRICLSFFGDGAANLGPFHEALNMAAIWTLPVVFVCENNQYAMSYSAKKAFAIDKISDRAAAYGMPGETVDGNDLMAVYTAVRRAVDRARDGGGPSLIESSTYRWRGHSKSDANRYRSKAEIEEWRAKDPIARFRQQLIDAGELDDQGADAIMQAASGAIDTAVEFADSSPEPDLATIEDGVYA
- a CDS encoding alpha-ketoacid dehydrogenase subunit beta, producing MPRELTYLEAVREALQQEMRRDERVFVIGEDVGVYGGAFGVTRGMVEEFGEERIIDTPISELGIAGAITGAALTGMRPVGEIMFMDFTTLAAEQLVNQAAKIRFMFGGNATVPFVLRTPAGSGTGAAAQHSQSLENWFVHVPGLKVVMPSTPYDAKGLLVASIRDDNPVMFIENKLLYKSRGPVPEEIYTLPLSVSEVKREGRDVTIVATAIMVQRALEAARQLAEMGIEVEVVDPRTLKPLDRQPIIASVIKTGRVLIVHEACKTGGFGGELAAVIAGSEAFDFLDAPIIRLAGRDMPIPYNRTLEYHTVPQVDDIVQAARKLAEGSV
- a CDS encoding dihydrolipoamide acetyltransferase family protein, encoding MATSVIMPKLEMSQETATVIEWLVEEGQAVDKGAALLEVETDKITVEVESPASGLLAGICVQSGEVVPVTSVIAYILEPGEQLPTANEGPMGSPAAERNINVTPVAARLAEAQGVDMAAVTGTGAGGRITKADVESAVARAQPSGTGVTEEPRPRATPAARRTARETGVNLAGVGGTGPRDRIQVSDVAAVAAMAGRPPIDRQPASVVPLEGMRLRIAQRLTESYQNTPHVTFTVDVDMTAALMARQSLNRRAEVQERPRISVTALLVQVCAWALKRHPRLNASLQGQEIHLHSKVNVGVAVALDEGLIVPVIQQADQLSVSEISLKLADLTERARSGQLLPDDVAAGTFTISNLGMFRIDHFTAIINPPQCAILAVGRISKRPVVEEGQGDDQLVIRPVMTMTLSVDHRLVDGAAAARFLTDLVDALEAPVLML
- a CDS encoding sugar phosphate isomerase/epimerase, with the translated sequence MRIGVFTALWGNLSFEQAIDMAVASGVSAVEIGAGGYPGVPHCPVDALLESETARSEYLGAIHSRGLILSALSIHNNPVHPDPAVAAEADETFKKAVRLAQLLEVPVLNTFSGLPAGSPDDKMPNWVTCPWPPHFLEILDYQWNDVTIPYWQGAAKYAEDFGIKVAFEMHPGMLVYNVETLLKLRDAAGPVLGCNFDPSHLWWNGVDPVAAIRKLGDAIFHVHGKDVYVDNINIAVNGCNDNKPYDQILDRAWTFRSIGYGHGADAWKDIVSALRLVGYDYVISIEHEDALMSQAEGLGKGIALLQEACVFEEAGEMFWA
- a CDS encoding GntR family transcriptional regulator, coding for MSVQPDPTFASSTENTADSSLLLRDLAYQHIKDAIQQSDVQPGEPISETRLSSELGISRTPVREALQILAQEGLIQIIPGRAITVAAPSLRDVQDAIHVRFLLEPELARLAARNISEEQLQTLAAAQQELERAVAEQNRVTWTRVDNVWHETISAACPNKLLGDLALQIRNRVSFLSIDAQGNWDRLASCTAEHREIVEMIAAGDSEGAEEAASAHLGNYRENIFQRLSHH